The genomic DNA ATTTTGTTCTATCATATCTGCGAATAAGCCATAAACGTAACTTTCTGGGTTGAATGGTTGTAAGTCATCAAGTTTTTCACCTAAGCCTACATATTTAACTGGAATATGAAGCTCATTTCTAATTGCAAGTACAATACCACCTTTGGCAGTACCATCTAATTTAGTTAAGACAATACCAGATACATTTGTCACTTCTTTAAATGAACGTGCTTGTGATAATGCATTTTGACCTGTTGTAGCATCTAAGCATAATAATGCTTCATGAGGTGCGTCTGGTACAGCACGACTAATAACACGTTTCATTTTATCCAATTCTTGCATGAGATTAGATTTATTTTGTAAACGACCTGCTGTATCACAGATTAAAATGTCAACGCCTTTATTTTTAGCAGCATTAATCGCATCATAAACGACTGCAGCAGGGTCTGAACCTTCACTTTGACGAATCACTTCAACGCCTACTCGGTCACCCCAAACTTGTAGTTGGTCAATTGCACCTGCTCTGAATGTATCTCCAGCTGCAAGCATGACTTTTTTGCCTTCCATTTTATATCTATGCGCTAGTTTACCGATTGTCGTTGTTTTACCAACACCGTTGACACCAACCATTAAAATGACATTCAATCGTCCGTCTTCAAGATTCATTGCTTCTGATTGATCATCTTCTTGATGATAGATTTCTACAATCTTTTCAACAATAACTTCACGTAAATCTTCAGTTTCTTTAATATTACGACGTTGTGCTTCTGTACGTAATTCTTCCGTTAATTGCATAACTGTATTAAAACCAACATCAGCAGTAATAAACATTTCTTCAAGTGCCTCGAAGAAATCTTCATCTACTGTTCTATAGCGTGCAATTAAATTATTAAGTTGTTCTTGGAAGTTTTGACGTGATTTTTCCAATCCTGCTTTGAATTTGGCGCCCATTTTTTGAGCTTCAATTTCTTCAAAGTCTTCTATCGAAATTAATCCATCATCATCGAAATCTGCTTCGCTTAATTTACGTGGTTTCTTTTTAGGAGCTGGTTCGCTCGAACTTTCATCTTGAGAAGAATCACTACTTTGAGTACTTTCATCTTCAGATAATTCCTGTTCAATATCGTCCGTTGATTTAGTCGAAAACTTATCCTTTAATCTTTTAAAGAAACTCATGCTTGCTCCTCCTTCATTACCTCATCTATTGTATTTAAATTTACACTTACTAATTTAGAAACGCCTGACTCTTGCATTGTGACACCATATAATCGATCTGAATATTCCATTGTACCTTTTCGGTGTGTAATAACGATAAATTGCGTCTGAATGGATAATTCTTTTAAAAATTGGGCATAGCGAATGACATTAGCTTCATCGAGTGCCGCTTCTACTTCATCTAGTATAACAAATGGCGCAGAACGTACTTTTAAAATCGCAAATAATAATGCAATTGCGCTTAAAGCACGTTCACCACCACTTAAAAGAGATAAGTGTTGTAGCTTCTTACCTGGTGGTTGAACAATTATATCTACACCTGCCGATAAGTAGTCATCATCTGTTAGTTCTAATTTAGCATGTCCGCCACCAAATAACGACTGAAATACTGTAGTAAAATGCGCTTGCACTTGCAAGAATGTATCTTTGAAGCGTCCTTTTACTTCTTGATCCATTTCATTAATAATTTGTTCAAGCGTCTGTTTGGCTTCTCTTAAATCCGTGCGTTGCTCATTTAAGAATGTATATCTTTCATTAATTTCTTCAAATTGTTCAATTGCATTTATATTAACTGGACCCAATTCTTCAATCGACATTTTAGTGAGTTTAACTTTTTTTCTTAAAGCATCAATGGGTGTTTCTGATTGATATTCGTTTCTAGCACGTTCAACTGTTAATTGATATTCATCATTTAAATGGTCTATAGCATGATTGATTAGTACATCCAGTTTTGATTGTTGTGCTTTAATATCTTGATAGAAACTTTCAATAGACAGTAAATCTTGATGACATTCTTGAAGTTGCGCCTCGTGAATTTCAACATCCTCATTTACATCTACACGTTGTTTTTTTAATTCTTTTAATTGATTAGTAATCGATTCACGTAATTGTTCTTTCTCTTTAATATTATCTTTTAACTTATCAAAAGCTTGTTGACCCATCATGTCATCAGAATTGAAAAGTTCTATTTTTTCTTCAACATTTTGCAATTGTTGTTGGGTATTTGAAATTTGTTTATCTATTCGTTCTAATGAATCATTTTGAGCATTAATACGTTCCTTGACTACTGCTAAATCAGAACGTTTTTGGTTTAATTGTTGTTGTATTTGTGTCGTATTTTCTTTGCCTTCCTTAGATAACTTCGTAAATCTTTCGATATCAGCTTCTAATTGTTGTAATTCTTCTTTGATTGAAGCTAAACGTGCTTGCTTTTCAGATAGAGTAATACGACTATTCTCACTTTGATAACCATCGTTCTTTTCAAACTCGAACTCTTCATGTTCATCTTTAATGTGTGCTTCTTGCGTTTTTAGACGATCTAATTCAAGTGCTTCATTATGAGATTGTTCTTTTACTTCATTATATTGTTGACTTAATTTGAAATATGAATCACTAAACGTTTCTACTTTATTTTTTTGTTCTTGTAATTGTTGTTCAAAGTCTTTTGTTTGTGATTCATAATTTTTTAGCTGTTTGCGCATCGTTGTCAATTCATCTTTTTGTGAAAGGATACTTTTCGTTTTTCGTGCGCCACCACCAGTCATAGAGCCACCAGGATTCACAATATCGCCTTCTAATGTAACGATTCGTGTTTTATATTTAATAGCTCTTGCTAACTCATTAGCATTTTTTAAATGATCAACAATGATTGTGGTACCAAGTAAATTTTCTACAATCGATTGATATTGCGCTTTTACTTTAACCGCATCTGATGCAATATTAATAAACCCGCTACTATTTTGTGCTATTTGTTTAACATCATGTGTTAAATGTCTTGATTGTATAACATTTAATGGTAAGAAAGTGGCACGTCCCAAGCCTTTTTGCTTTAAAAATTGAATCGCTTGACGACCATCTTTTTCAGTATCTACTATGATATGTTGTAATGATGCACCTAGCGCGGTTTCAATAGCCTGAGTGAGTTCTGAAGGTACATCAATGATTTCAGCAACAGCTCCATGAATACCTTGCAACGATTGATTTTTAGCCTTCAAAACATGTTTAACACCATTAAAGAAATACGTATAATCTTCTTCTTGTGTTTCTAAGCTTTCAATTCTAGCTCTCATTTTATCGGTATAACGATATGCTTGATATAACTTATCTTCAAATTCTGATTGCACACGTTTTGCCTCTGACAGTTGTTGTTCTGTTTTTTTAATTTCACTTTCAACATGAGCCAGTTGTTTCATCGTATCTTTATATTTTTTATCAGTGTTAACTATGTCTGTTTGGATTGCTTTAAGTTGATTAAACGCTTCTACTAAACGCGAATCTAAACGTGTCTTTTTCGCTTCATTTTCTTTAATTGTATGCTCTAAGAAACGTATATCGTTATTTACATCAGATTGTTCTGACATTAACTCATAATAATTATTTTTAATTGATTCTAATTTTTCATCATGTTGTTCATCAGAAACATAAAGTTGTGATTCATAGTGATGAACGTCATTATTAATTTGCTTACGCTTTTCTTTCAGTGAGGTCAATTGGTTAACGATTGCTTCTTTTTCCTTTTGTGCATTTGTTAATGCTTCAGACAAATTTTCTAATTCCTCTTCAAATCGTGCATTCGTTTCGGATTGATTACGTTTTCTTTCTTCTAACACATTTAACTGACCCGTATATTTTTCATACGCTTCAGTCGCTTTAATTAAGTCATAATTCAAACGTTCCACGTCTGAGTCTATGTGTTGTCGTTTTGATTTTTGCTTTTGCAAGTATTGACCTAATTGGGCTTGTTTCGCTTCTTTTTCAGCTTGCTGACTTTTTAATTCATTTAATCTATGGTCTAATTCACGATTATCTTCTGAATATTGGTCAATATCATGAACCGTTACAATGACATCACTATGTTTCATTTCTTTAGATAATTGTAAATACTCTTTAGCAATAGAGGCTTCAGCTTTAAGTGGTTCCACACGTCCCTCTAAATCATAAAGTATATCTTCTACACGCGATAAATTATCTTCTGTACTGTCTAATTTTTGAAGCGATTCTGCCTTACGCTTTTTATATTTTAGTACCCCTGCTGATTCTTCTAATATTTGACGTCTATCAATAGGTTTTGCATTTAGTATTTCATCTACTCTACCTTGAGAAATAATACTAAATGCTTCTTTTCCTAATCCAGAATCTAAAAACAATTCTGTAATATCTCGTAAACGTGCCTTATCATTATTTAAATAATATTCACTTTCACCGCTTCGATATAAACGACGAGTAACTACAATATCATCAGCATCAACTTGTAATTGTCTAGCTTTGTTATCTAATTTCAATTGTACTTCGGCATAATTTTGAGCATTACGATGTTCTGCACCTGAGAAAATAATATCTTCCATTTTTGAGCCACGTAATGATTTTGCGGATTGCTCACCTAATACCCATTTAATGGCATCAGTTATATTACTTTTTCCGCTACCATTTGGTCCGACGATTGCAGTCACACCTTTATCAAATTGGACATTTGTGTGATCCGCAAAAGATTTGAAACCTATGGCATCGATTGATTTTAAATACACCATACTATTCTCCTTGTTAACCATTCATACTCATTCTTGTTGAGAAGAGGACAATATTTAATACTTTTAACAGATGGATGACATATATCATTAATTATTAGTTTTTTTTAATTTAGTATATGCACTTTCTGCTGCTTTTTGTTCTGATTCTTTTTTTGTCTTGCCTTGGCCAGTTGCGATAGCTTCTTGTTCTAAAATAACTTCAGAAGTAAATAATCGGTGATGAGCCGGACCTTCTTCTTTAATTAAACGATAAGTGACATCACCACGATTTTGGCTATGCACATACTCTTGAAATTGCGTTTTGAAATCCACAACACCAATTAATTCATTATCTTCTACATAAGGGAAAATCACTTTCTCAGCAAATTGCCAAACGACATCCAAACCTTGATCTAAATACAAAGCGCCTACAAATGCTTCGAAAGCATCTGACACTAACGACGGACGTGTTCTGCCACCGGTTTTTTCTTCACCTTTACCTAATAGAATTAATTGGTTTAGCTCAATTTTATTTGCAAATATTACAAGTGAGGGCTCACATACGATAGTTGCACGCATCTTAGTTAAATTACCTTCTGGTAAATTTGGATGTTTATCAAAAAGGTAGCGTGATACCGTCAATTCTAATACCGCATCTCCTAAAAATTCGAGACGTTCATTATGAGCTAAACGATCCATATTAAAATCATTAATAAAACTCGAATGTGAGAATGCTTGTTGATATAAATCAGTATTGTTATATGTAAAACCAAGTTCATTCATTTTATTCGAAAATTGCTGTTGAAAGTCGTTTACCATCTCTATTTTCTTTGGGTTTGTCACTTTAGAACCTCCAATATGTTTATTCTCGATTGATTCTTATGAAAAAAATCTGAGCCATCTTGTAGACGACTCAGATGTAAGTTTTTTATTTTTCAAGACTATTGATATACTTAACAGCATCACCAACAGTGTTGATTTTTTCTGCTTCTTCATCAGGAATTTCAGTACCAAATTCATCTTCTAATTCCATTACTAATTCAGCGATATCAAGTGAGTCAGCGCCTAAATCATCTTTGAAAGATGCATCTTCAGTTACTTTATCAGCGTCTACACCTAAACGGTCAACGATGATATCTTTTACTTTATCGAAGTTTTCCACGTCGATTCACCTCCTTTAAAAGTGTCTATCCATAGACTACTATATTTTCCCATTTTAAAGGGTAAAAAACAAGTGTTTATTAAGCATACTTTATAATAATTATTAGTATAAAAATACTTCCTTATCATGTGGTTTAGATAATATTAGTTCATAATTAAATTAAGTTATGAACAATAAAATTACATGTACATACCACCGTTAACATGAATTGTTTGTCCAGTGATATATTTCGCACGTTCAGAAGCTAAGAAAGCAACTGTATAGGCAATATCTTTATCTTCACCAAATCGTGATAATGGAATTTGTTCTAACATTTGTGCTTTTAAATCATCATTTAAAGCATCTGTCATATCAGACACAATAAAACCAGGTGCTACAGCATTTACTGTAATGCCACGTGACGCTAATTCACGTGCGCTTGATTTAGTTAAGCCTTCAATACCTGCTTTTGTTGCTACATAATTTGCTTGTCCAGGATTACCCATAGCACCAACAATACTAGATAGGTTAATAATCGAACCACTACGTTGACGTAACATTTGAGGTGTTACTTTTTGAATGCAGTTAAATGTTCCTTTTAAGTTTGTATTAATAACATCGTCCCACTCTTGTTCTTTCATTCGCATTAATAAATTATCACGTGTTATGCCAGCATTATTAACAAGTACATCTATAGAACCGAATTGATTAACTACTTTTTTAATCATTGCTTTTACTTCATCGCCTTCAGCTACATTGGCTTGAATAGCAAAGCTTTCTACACCTTTGTCTTTAATTTCAGCTACAACCGCTTCCGCCTTCTCTTTATTTCCTGCGTAGTTTACCGCTACATTAAAACCATCTTCAGCTAATTGTAATGCGATACTGCGACCAATACCTCTTGAGGCACCAGTAACTAATGCGTTCTTATTAGACATTTTCATTCCAACCTTTCACATCTTCGAGAGTTTGAATTGATGTAAGTTTTACATCACGATTAATTTTCTTAATTAGACCAGATAGCACTTTGCCTGGACCTATTTCGATAAAGTGATCTACACCTTGATCAATCAACCATTCTGTTGACTGAATAAATTGAACTGGTGAGTACAATTGTTTAACCATATTTTGTTTGATGATGTCAGCATCTGTTTCTCCTTGTGCATGTACATTTTGTACAATTGGGAACTGTGCATCATGCCATTCAAATTGATCGATATAGGATTCAAAATCCTTTTCGATAACTTGCATCATAGATGAATGGAATGGACCTGATACCGCTAAAGGTAACACACGTTTAGCACCTAAAGATTTACCTTCCTCTACTAATTTGTCAATTAATGACTTATGTCCAGATACTACAATTTGTCCAGGACAGTTAATATTCGCAGGTTCAATTAATTCTTCTGATGTTGATAAATCTTTACAAATTTTATCCACTTCTTCGTAGCTTAAACCTAATACAGCTGCCATACTACCAACACCATTAGGAAAAGCTTGAGCCATTAATTGACCACGTTTACGCACAATCTTCACTGCGTCTTCAAACTTTAATACACCAGCAGCTACTAAACTTGAATATTCACCTAGGCTATGCCCCATTGTAAAATCAGCATTTACACCTTCTAATGCATTCAATAAGGCAATACTATGTGTTAATAATGCAGGTTGTGTATTTTCAGTTTCTCCTAATTTACTCTCACTGTCAGTAAACATTGTTTCTAATAAATCGAAATCAACTGCGTGTTGTGCATTGTTTAAAATATCCGTAGCATTAGACTCTTCATTGTATAAATCTTTAGCCATTCCTACTTTTTGGGCACCTTGCCCTGGAAAAACAATTGCAATCTTACTCATTATCGTCACCCACCGTTTCTCTCATTATATCGACAATTTTAGCATCGCCTGCAATTTTAGCTTGTCGAATCGCAGAATAAAATGCACGTGCATTAGAGCCACCATGCGCTTTTACAACTGTTCCATCTAAGCCTAGTAAGACTGAACCACCATATTCTGCATAATCTAATTTTTTAGAAAAAGTATTTAAATCTTTCTTTAATACTGCAGCAGCTAATTTATTTTTCAAGCTAGCAAACAGCGTTTCTTTTAACATTTTTCCTATAGATTTTGCCGTACCTTCAATATTTTTTAGTACCATATTACCGGTATAACCATCAGTTACGACAACATCGGTATTGCCCTCCATCAATGTCTTAGCTTCTATATTACCGTCAAAATTGAAACTACCATCTTCTTTAAGTAATTGATACGATTTTTTTGTCAAAGTATTACCTTTGGCTGGTTCCGTACCAATATTTAATAATGAAACTTTCGGATTACTTATGCCTCTAATTTTTTGTGCATAAATATTACCTAGTTGAGCATATTGAAGTAAATGTTCTGGTTTAGCATCTGCATTGGCACCTACATCTAAAAAGACAAATCCTTTGCCATTTATAGTAGGTAATGTGACGACTAGTGCTGGTCGAGCGACACCTTTAATACGCCCAACAATAAATAATCCCGCAGACATTAATGCGCCAGTATTACCTGCAGAAATACAACCGTCAGCTTCACCGTTTTTCACTGCTTCAGCCATGCGTACCATTGAACTATCTTTTTTACGTTTAATGGCTCTTACTGGTTCATCTTCCATTTCAATCTTTTCAGTGCAATGTCTAAATTCTATACGCTCATGATTTAAAGTATATTGCGCTTTATCTCCGAATAAAATAATCTCTAAATCTTTAAAATCATTAACCGCTTTTTCAACCGCTTCTAAAACAATGCCAGGTGCATCATCGCCACCCATCATATCTATAGCAATTTTAACCATTTTTTACATCCTCACTTATATAAAACATTTTAAATGTTCCTTTGAACACGATAGTATCTTTAACAAATGACTTTACTTCTATTAAATAGTGTTGTGATGTTTTTTCTACAACATGTGCTTCTGCTCTAACAGTATCATGTAACTTCACTTTTTTTATAAATTTAATGTTACTCTCCTGTGTTAGTACAGTAGGATTATCGATTACAGCTACGCAAAGTGAATTCGCTTGTGCAAATAATATGTGACCTCGAGCAATTTGTGATTTCATAAAAACTGAATCCTCTGCTATTTCAATCATAGACTGCGCAGAGACATCGGGTTCTACTTGAATTAAATCTCCGACTACTTCATTCGCTTCTAGAGCTCGAATTTGGTCATAATTCTGTTCAGCTACTAATTTAACACGCTTACGTAATTCAGGAATATTAAGATTAGTCCGATCCAAACGTATCGTCTGTATACTTACTTCAAATTGCTCACACAATTCACTATCTGTAATAAAGGGGTTTAATTCAATCGCCTTCTGTATTGCTTGACGACGCTCAACTTTTTTTAATTTCATGTGTTGTTCTCCCTCTTAAACGTGAATTTAGTACCAAGTCTTAAACATTCCTCACATATCATAACACTTTCTATTTAAGAAGCTCAACAAATATTATATTTCATTGATTTTATTTTTTGAAAAGGCGGAACCTTACTACTTAGTCAAAGCTCATATGTAGTAAATTCTGATCGATAAACTCACGTAAATGAACATAAGTATCTGTAAAGAACTCACCTGATTGAATTAATTCAGCTGCTTCATCTCTAGCCACTTCAAGCATGCGATAATCTTCAACAATATTAGCAACCATAAAGTCCGGTAATCCACTTTGTTTCACACCAAAGAAATCTCCAGGACCACGCATTTCTAAATCACGTTCACTTAATTCAAAACCATCTGTCGTTTGAGTCATAATTGTCATACGTTCAATGCCTGTTTCTGTCTTAGGTGATGCAATTAATACACAATAACTTTGATGTTCACTTCGGCCGACACGACCTCGTAATTGATGCAATGTTGATAATCCAAAGCGATCTGCATCATAAATCATCATAAATGTCGCATTAGGTACATTGACCCCTACCTCAACAACTGTGGTTGAAACGAGAATATCAATTTCATGTTGACTAAAACGTGTCATGACATCGTCTTTTTCTTCAGCAGGCATTTTGCCATGTAGCAATCCAACTCGTCCTGTACCATAATATTCCTGGAGTGATTCATATAAAGCTACGACATTTTGTACATCTTCTAGATGCTCAGAACTTTCAATAAGTGGGCAAATCACATAGGCTTGACGACCTTTTTTCAACTCAGCTGTCATTTGTGCAAGCACTTGGTCATATTGCTCATGTTTAGCCCAATTTGTAATAATCGGTTTACGCCCTTTAGGAAGCTGTTTAATTGAAGAAACATCCATCTCTCCAAATACTGAAATAGCTAATGTTCTAGGGATGGGTGTGGCTGTCATAAATAGAACATTCGTCATCGCACCTTTTTCCCTTAAAAGTTGACGTTGATTCACACCGAATCGATGTTGTTCATCCGTAATAACTAGCCCCACATTTTGAAATGTGACATCATCTTGTATCAATGCATGCGTACCAATTAAGCAATCTATTGTGCCATTCTCAAGTTGTTCTAATAAGACACGTCGTTTCTTACCTTTTACTGAACCGGTAAGAAGTGCCACATTCATATGATCTCCAAACAATTCCGTCAAACTATTAGCATGTTGTTCGGCTAAAATTTCTGTCGGGACCATAAGTGCAGATTGATATCCTGCTGTTTTAAGTGCATACATACAAATTGCTGCAACTACCGTTTTCCCTGAACCTACATCTCCCTGTAATAATCGATGCATTCTTATCGGCGCTTTCAAATCACGAAAGATTTCATTTACACTCGTTTTTTGAGCATCGGTTAATTCAAAGGGTAATGTTGCGATAAAATCTTTAACTTTATGAATATCATAATCAATCTCGATGGCTTCATCAGATGTCTTTTCCAAACGATTTAGCCATTGCATACGCAGTTCGAACATAAATAGTTCAGTAAAAGCATATGTACGACGCGCTCTCAATAAATCTTCACGATGTTTAGGTTGATGCAAGGTCATAATAGTATGTTCTAATGTTTCTAATTTATATTTTTGGCGTAACTCATCAGTTAACCATTCATGAATAGTCACGTCTTGAAGTGTTTGATGAATCATATCACGCATTTGTTTTTGTTTAATGCCTTCTTTGATACGATAAACAGGCTCTAACTTCTCTTCAGAAGGATCTTGATTTTGGTTGTCGAAGAACATCCGATTACCATTTATTTCTTGTTTAGCTCGATTCCACTTGCCTTTAACTGTTACAGTGCCATGTAATTCAATTTTCTTTTTTAAATAAGGTTGATTGAAAAAGACACATTTAACAGCAATATTATCTACCATCAAATGAACTGTTAATTTTGATTTGTTTCTCCCGAAAAAAGCTACTGTAGGTACTGAATAAACTTGACCTACTACTGTAACAGTAGATTGATCATCAGCAGCATTTAAATCAACGACCGTATTATCTTCATAACGCGTTGGTAAATATAAAATTAAGTCCTCTACGGAATTGATATTCAGTTCTTCTAATAATGCAATACGTTTTGGCCCCAGTCCTTTGATACTTTGAAGCGGATATGGACTTTCAATTAAATTGACCTTAGACATAGCTTCCTCACCTAATATTTATAATCTTATTATTCATTTTATCATGATTAGGCTAATTTATTGATTCTGAAACCTTTTATAATCTTTCAGTTGTGTGTCTATATTTTTCTAGTGCATTGACATAACATGTTCAAAGCCTGCGACAATGACATATCGCAGGCTTTAAGTATGACAATTATTGAATTATCTTTCACATGCCCATCCATCTTTATCTCTATCCAATGCTGCACGATAAGCAGGATGTTTTTTTGATACGCCATTAGGATATTTTTTCCTCATTAACGTACAGTTTTTATAGTATTCCTTTGATTTACTCGTCTTTGTTGTTGATGTTTTAGGAACACTTGCTTTAGGCGTTGTTACTTTTGGAGATGTAGTTACTGAGCTTGGTTTCGTATTCTTTTTAGTAACTGTTTGTGTACTCCAAATATTTAATTTTTCAGCTTGTGCTTTGGATTGACTCGCTTTCAACATTTGTTCAAAAGTATTGTTAGGTGGATAAATATAAGTGACTCTAGCTAGACCTTGTCTTACTACCGCTTCATTTACCATTCTTCCATCAGCATACACATAAGCTAAATAACGTCCATATTTATCTGTTTTTTGACCTCTGTCAAATTGCACCTGAATTGTACGTGCATTTGCTAACATAGTAGTAGTGAAACGACTTGCCTCTGGTCCATATTTTTGAACAGGTTTACGAGGATCTTTAGTTTCAGGTGTATCGATAAGTAACAATCTGAAAGTTGTTACTTTACCTTTATATAATAATTGAACAGTGTCACCATCTACATCTCTAACGTATTTGACAGTTTCCTTTTTTAAGGCACCCGTTTGCGCATTTGCAATATGATGATTGTATGTATTACTAACGCCAGCCACAATTAATGTTAGACCGATAATAGCTATGACTCGTTTTTTACTTTTTAAAATAAAGAACAAAACACTAAATAAAATAAATATAATAACAAATAAAAATGTATTTCCCATTTATTTCCTCCTAAATAGTAATACATTTATTTTATACTAATTTTTATATGATTTACTATATTTTTTTGTAAAGATTTCTTTTTTAGTTTTTTGATATTTAAAATTACATTATTAAATAGATTTATTTCTATACATTTTATTTTCAAAAAAATAAAAAGTCCCTATTTCGTAAATATTAATAACCTTACTTACGATAATAGGGACTAATAGCTATAGTTTATTATTCAACTGAGAATAAGTATTGATAGATTGGTTGGCCACCATTGTGTTCTTCAACCTCAACATCTGGGTATTCTGTTTCAACCCAGTCAATTAACTGCGTAGAAATGTCTTCATTAGCATCTTCACCAGTAATAATTGTTAAGATTTCACTATCATCAGATAATAATTCATTTAATAAGCCAGTTACTGTTGCAAATTCATCCTTATTACTAGTCACGATTTTACTTTCAGCTAAACCCATAAACGCGCCTTTTTTTATTTCAACGCCATCAATTTTTGTGTCACGAACAGCAAAGGTAATTGAACCAGATTTAACTGTTTCAAGTGCTGTAGTCATATGTGATTGATTATCTTCTAATGATGATTCAGGATCATATTGGAATAATGCTGCAATACCTTGGGGTATCGATGTTGTTGGAATAACTATCGTATCAGCTTCGACGAGTTGTGCAGCTTGATCACTAGACATTCTTATATTTTTATTAT from Staphylococcus taiwanensis includes the following:
- the plsX gene encoding phosphate acyltransferase PlsX, with the protein product MVKIAIDMMGGDDAPGIVLEAVEKAVNDFKDLEIILFGDKAQYTLNHERIEFRHCTEKIEMEDEPVRAIKRKKDSSMVRMAEAVKNGEADGCISAGNTGALMSAGLFIVGRIKGVARPALVVTLPTINGKGFVFLDVGANADAKPEHLLQYAQLGNIYAQKIRGISNPKVSLLNIGTEPAKGNTLTKKSYQLLKEDGSFNFDGNIEAKTLMEGNTDVVVTDGYTGNMVLKNIEGTAKSIGKMLKETLFASLKNKLAAAVLKKDLNTFSKKLDYAEYGGSVLLGLDGTVVKAHGGSNARAFYSAIRQAKIAGDAKIVDIMRETVGDDNE
- the fapR gene encoding transcription factor FapR, which encodes MKLKKVERRQAIQKAIELNPFITDSELCEQFEVSIQTIRLDRTNLNIPELRKRVKLVAEQNYDQIRALEANEVVGDLIQVEPDVSAQSMIEIAEDSVFMKSQIARGHILFAQANSLCVAVIDNPTVLTQESNIKFIKKVKLHDTVRAEAHVVEKTSQHYLIEVKSFVKDTIVFKGTFKMFYISEDVKNG
- the recG gene encoding ATP-dependent DNA helicase RecG, whose protein sequence is MSKVNLIESPYPLQSIKGLGPKRIALLEELNINSVEDLILYLPTRYEDNTVVDLNAADDQSTVTVVGQVYSVPTVAFFGRNKSKLTVHLMVDNIAVKCVFFNQPYLKKKIELHGTVTVKGKWNRAKQEINGNRMFFDNQNQDPSEEKLEPVYRIKEGIKQKQMRDMIHQTLQDVTIHEWLTDELRQKYKLETLEHTIMTLHQPKHREDLLRARRTYAFTELFMFELRMQWLNRLEKTSDEAIEIDYDIHKVKDFIATLPFELTDAQKTSVNEIFRDLKAPIRMHRLLQGDVGSGKTVVAAICMYALKTAGYQSALMVPTEILAEQHANSLTELFGDHMNVALLTGSVKGKKRRVLLEQLENGTIDCLIGTHALIQDDVTFQNVGLVITDEQHRFGVNQRQLLREKGAMTNVLFMTATPIPRTLAISVFGEMDVSSIKQLPKGRKPIITNWAKHEQYDQVLAQMTAELKKGRQAYVICPLIESSEHLEDVQNVVALYESLQEYYGTGRVGLLHGKMPAEEKDDVMTRFSQHEIDILVSTTVVEVGVNVPNATFMMIYDADRFGLSTLHQLRGRVGRSEHQSYCVLIASPKTETGIERMTIMTQTTDGFELSERDLEMRGPGDFFGVKQSGLPDFMVANIVEDYRMLEVARDEAAELIQSGEFFTDTYVHLREFIDQNLLHMSFD
- a CDS encoding thermonuclease family protein, with the protein product MGNTFLFVIIFILFSVLFFILKSKKRVIAIIGLTLIVAGVSNTYNHHIANAQTGALKKETVKYVRDVDGDTVQLLYKGKVTTFRLLLIDTPETKDPRKPVQKYGPEASRFTTTMLANARTIQVQFDRGQKTDKYGRYLAYVYADGRMVNEAVVRQGLARVTYIYPPNNTFEQMLKASQSKAQAEKLNIWSTQTVTKKNTKPSSVTTSPKVTTPKASVPKTSTTKTSKSKEYYKNCTLMRKKYPNGVSKKHPAYRAALDRDKDGWACER